The following proteins come from a genomic window of Montipora foliosa isolate CH-2021 chromosome 2, ASM3666993v2, whole genome shotgun sequence:
- the LOC137992708 gene encoding uncharacterized protein, which produces MVATGNHYKCRPLFLLLVVESFSICSSVLPTYTPALQNDNSEREDLIEHYFHLGLGYSEILLFLVSLHGCFLSLRQLKRILKQRGLGRRRNRSNPRVVCDAIEQELRGSGSAIGYRLMTHRLLHVHGLSTDKETVRELLKILDPEGVELRSRHRLRRRQYKTAGPNHIWHIDGYDKLKPFGFCIHAAIDGYSRRIMWIEVGPTNNDPFVIAQYYLDCVRQIGGIPKIIRADCGTENVNVAILQRFFHNQDQSFLYGKSSSNQRIEAWWGMLKRGGMGWWISFFKDLRDCGLYLDDDVIEAECLKFCFMPVIREELHKFAMQWNLHKIRPSRNEESPSGRPDLLYHIPDLTGARDLMIPVSLDDVEMAEQLCAVRSPEHGCSEEFFELVSLIMQEKGLTMPSTADDALVLFCTLIDDIMDI; this is translated from the coding sequence ATGGTGGCCACAGGGAATCATTATAAATGCCGTCCGTTGTTCCTTCTGCTTGTTGTTGAATCATTCTCCATATGCTCATCGGTTTTGCCTACCTATACACCTGCTTTACAAAATGACAATTCGGAACGTGAAGATCTGATTGAACACTACTTTCATTTAGGCCTTGGTTACAGCGAGATATTGCTATTCTTGGTATCGTTGCATGGTTGCTTTTTGAGCCTTCGCCAACTGAAGAGGATATTAAAACAACGTGGACTTGGTAGAAGAAGAAACCGTTCAAATCCTCGAGTAGTCTGTGACGCTATTGAGCAAGAATTACGTGGTAGTGGAAGTGCGATTGGCTACAGACTAATGACTCATAgactgctacatgtacatggtttATCAACAGACAAGGAAACTGTTCGAGAACTGTTAAAGATATTAGATCCCGAAGGGGTTGAGCTTAGGTCGAGACATCGATTACGAAGAAGACAATACAAAACGGCAGGTCCTAATCACATATGGCACATCGATGGTTACGATAAACTGAAGCCTTTTGGCTTCTGTATTCATGCCGCTATCGATGGTTACAGCAGGCGCATAATGTGGATAGAAGTGGGCCCTACAAACAATGATCCCTTTGTGATAGCTCAATACTACCTAGACTGTGTAAGACAGATAGGAGGAATTCCAAAAATAATAAGGGCAGATTGTGGCACAGAAAATGTTAACGTGGCTATTTTACAACGATTTTTCCACAATCAAGACCAAAGTTTCTTATATGGGAAATCGTCATCTAATCAACGCATCGAGGCCTGGTGGGGTATGCTTAAGAGGGGTGGTATGGGCTGGTGGATTAGTTTTTTTAAAGATCTAAGAGACTGTGGACTTTATTTAGACGACGATGTTATAGAAGCCGAATGTCTTAAGTTTTGCTTCATGCCAGTTATACGGGAAGAGCTTCACAAGTTTGCCATGCAGTGGAATTTGCACAAGATAAGACCATCACGAAATGAAGAATCTCCAAGTGGGCGGCCAGATTTACTCTACCATATTCCAGACTTGACGGGTGCGAGAGATTTAATGATACCAGTTTCACTTGACGATGTGGAAATGGCAGAGCAACTCTGCGCCGTCAGATCTCCAGAGCACGGTTGCTCCGAGGAGTTTTTTGAATTGGTATCGTTAATTATGCAGGAAAAAGGCCTAACAATGCCTTCAACGGCAGATGATGCATTGGTTCTGTTCTGTACCCTGATAGATGACATCATGGATATCTAA
- the LOC137992707 gene encoding uncharacterized protein gives MENKMAESVESVLEDTTEKVCNFLRARGVEQEVVEKFQREKMDVCAVLTADDELLKNMGLLKAGDRLSLKGYCQSEKKEESQSKKRRLLEAFFNKKKGKKGVPTQKCSGTSHPSQIGKAKKVKSKKVQLGWKHFKEEEEAYTLVPLVKGGGSREIELPLSTNKLDLMKTCKTLFFPDGKSIHGKEEEMAFDLANFKNEKVGVTVNVEGKELPFTIENYIAAHRVKNVRIYLRSQKICDYSSDEDDKEDSLPIMDINSVVKCSTLIGSTEERQALLCEQDEAYLNSLTSDRQKRIDLENEAAEGKRKVEIQQARGARVVPEPDSDFITVKVRHLTMGMCIRRFSSSAKMSAVYDWIGSLSSDIEHFSLCDPFGGILLPSRDISDRCTIVMVKASQTPPMSDSDTEVQFLGFGDTSACSTATETDSGPVKEANGKKGDNGVTSQLFIPADNVQLDNYYASLVATANTGNDNDVSFSDSDRDEDIVDATQNQPASVSAQDKDIAEILGDLAKEISNECISKFNISRNFLWEGTRRALSRKSFSPANKVSVKFTDDSGVSEGAVDLGGPMREFFTLCLQYLHNSLLFCGLENHKFLSFQSRCLEDDDYFIAGTIIAMSIVHGGPAPQFLSPLMFDALVNDMSKVVVSVQDVYDAELQSSLQALLNSATLEEALRLMNEGNLPTILDLAGTLQPVRQVDDIARIVASTTHWFVLGRAQPALESFQKGLASLGVLAAMRAYPDSFRQLFCHCSEVLTADKMERLFSVKSSLAGSTKAVIESLVLSRWSDYLQDIEEGEDSINLSDILFFATGCKSLPPRNISPSIEFLHEPGRFGQSRFPTANTCSATLRLPVIHESYDSFKADISFGIQNGRGFGTA, from the exons AtggaaaacaagatggcggagtCGGTGGAGTCGGTACTGGAGGATACGACGGAGAAG GTCTGCAACTTCTTGAGAGCAAGAGGAGTAGAACAGGAAGTAGTTGAGAAATTTCAGCGTGAAAAG ATGGATGTTTGTGCTGTTCTGACTGCAGATGACGAGTTACTGAAAAATATGGGCCTATTAAAAGCTGGGGACAGATTGAGTCTAAAAGGTTACTGTCAATCAGAGAAAAAAGAGGAGAGTCAAAGCAAGAAAAGAAGACTTCTTGAagcctttttcaacaaaaagaaaggaaagaagggAGTCCCCACCCAGAAGTGTTCTGGAACAAGTCACCCTTCCCAGATAGGAAAAGctaaaaaagttaaatctaaaaAGGTGCAGCTGGGGTGGAAACACTtcaaagaagaggaagaagctTACACCTTAGTGCCATTGGTGAAGGGAGGAGGAAGTCGGGAAATAGAGCTACCACTGTCAACAAACAAGTTGGACTTGatgaaaacttgtaaaactctttttttcccAGATGGGAAATCCATTCATGGGAAAGAGGAGGAAATGGCTTTTGATTTAGCTAacttcaaaaatgaaaaagttggAGTAACTGTCAATGTTGAAGGAAAAGAGCTTCCATTCACCATCGAAAACTATATCGCTGCACATAGAGTTAAAAATGTGAGAATTTATTTGCGGTCTCAAAAAATTTGTGACTACAGTAGTGATGAAGATGATAAAGAAGACTCTCTGCCAATTATGGACATAAACAGTGTGGTCAAGTGTTCAACCTTAATTGGATCAACAGAGGAGAGACAGGCATTGTTGTGTGAACAGGATGAAGCTTATCTAAATTCATTAACTTCAGACAGGCAGAAAAGGATTGATCTAGAAAATGAGGCTGCTGAAGGTAAACGCAAGGTGGAAATTCAGCAAGCAAGGGGTGCTAGAGTCGTTCCAGAGCCCGATTCTGATTTCATTACTGTTAAGGTTAGACACCTTACCATGGGCATGTGCATACGCCGATTTTCATCTAGTGCAAAAATGTCAGCTGTTTATGATTGGATAGGATCATTAAGTTCTGACATAGAGCATTTTTCACTTTGTGATCCTTTTGGTGGGATTCTGTTGCCAAGTAGAGACATATCAGATAGGTGTACCATTGTCATGGTGAAAGCGTCACAGACCCCTCCTATGTCTGATTCAGACACTGAGGTTCAGTTTCTGGGCTTTGGGGATACAAGTGCTTGCAGCACAGCAACAGAAACCGACAGTGGACCAGTAAAAGAAGCTAATGGGAAAAAAGGAGACAATGGAGTGACCTCTCA ATTATTTATTCCAGCGGACAATGTACAGCTAGACAACTATTATGCTTCCCTTGTTGCTACAGCTAACACAGGTAACGACAATGATGTGTCATTTTCTGACAGTGACAGAGATGAGGATATCGTTGATGCCACCCAGAatcaacctgcttctgttagTGCCCAGGACAAAGACATTGCCGAGATACTTGGTGACTTAGCCAAAGAAATCAGTAATGAATGcatttcaaaatttaacattTCACGCAATTTCTTATGGGAGGGAACAAGGCGGGCATTGTCACGGAAATCCTTTTCTCCAGCAAACAAGGTTTCAGTAAAATTCACTGATGATAGTGGTGTCAGTGAAGGCGCGGTTGATTTGGGCGGACCAATGAGAGAATTTTTCACCTTATGCCTCCAGTACTTGCACAATTCACTATTGTTCTGTGGACTTGAGAACCACAAGTTCCTGTCATTTCAGTCTAGATGCCTAGAAGATGATGACTACTTCATAGCAGGAACAATCATTGCCATGTCCATTGTACATGGGGGGCCTGCCCCACAGTTTCTTTCGCCGTTGATGTTTGACGCTCTTGTTAACGATATGTCCAAAGTGGTTGTTTCGGTGCAAGACGTGTATGATGCTGAACTGCAATCATCCCTTCAAGCGCTCCTGAATTCTGCCACTCTTGAGGAGGCCTTGCGACTCATGAACGAAGGTAATTTGCCGACAATTCTTGACCTTGCAGGAACCTTGCAACCAGTGAGACAAGTGGATGACATTGCAAGGATTGTTGCGTCAACCACTCATTGGTTTGTACTAGGACGAGCCCAGCCAGCATTGGAGAGCTTTCAGAAAGGGCTCGCATCACTTGGAGTGTTGGCAGCCATGAGGGCGTATCCGGATTCCTTTCGGCAATTGTTTTGCCATTGTTCTGAAGTACTTACTGCAGATAAGATGGAAAGGTTGTTCTCAGTAAAGTCAAGTCTAGCTGGCTCAACTAAAGCAGTTATTGAAAGCCTCGTCCTTTCGCGTTGGAGTGACTATTTGCAAGATATAGAAGAAGGCGAGGATTCCATTAATCTAAGTGACATCTTGTTCTTTGCTACGGGGTGCAAGTCCTTGCCACCGCGAAATATATCCCCTAGCATTGAATTCTTACACGAGCCAGGAAGATTTGGGCAATCCAGATTTCCCACAGCAAACACCTGTTCTGCCACGCTGCGCCTACCAGTTATACATGAAAGTTATGACAGCTTCAAAGCTGACATTTCATTTGGAATTCAGAACGGACGGGGTTTCGGCACTGCTTAA